TAAGATTCAAGCTTCTATTTTTATAAAAGGTTAATTTTCATTTTTATAGAATTTTAGGCATAAATAATTAAAAATATGGTTGGGCAATACCCAAAAAAAAATGTTTTAGGCCAATTAGCGATAGTTTTACATGCTCATCTTCCTTATGTTAGAAAAAATGAAAAAAATTCTTTAGAGGAGGATTGGTTATTTCAGGCAATCTTGGAATGCTACATTCCACTACTTCAAGCAATAGAATCTTCAAAAAAAGAAAATCCCAAAAATACAAAACTTACTATTAGTTTATCTCCAACATTATTATCACTTTTAAATAATGAGCAAATTAAGGAAACCTTCCCATATTGGATTAAAACAAGAAATGATTTCTTAAGCGAGCTTCCACAAAAAGAAAAAAATGCCTCTGCATTTTTGTTGAAGAACCTTAATGAAAAATACTTATATTGGCAGGAATGTTCTGGAAATTTAACTCAGCAGTTTAAAGTTTTAAATCAATCTGGGAATTTAGATATTCTTACTTGTGCCGCCACACACGGATATTTACCTATTCTAAGAGAGAATCCTGAAACGGTTAAAGGGCAAATTAATACAGCAATTAGAAGTCATGAAGATATTTTTGGAACAAAGCCCTTAGGTATCTGGTTACCTGAATGTGCATATTATGAGAATCTAGATGAAATACTATTTAACTCTGGAATTAGATATGCAATTTTAGATGGTCATGGCATTTTAAATGCTACTCCAAGGCCTAGATATGGAGTTTATGCTCCAATTTGCTCCAATAAGGGAGTTGCTTTCTTCGGTAGAGATAGTGAGTCAACCCTTCCCGTGTGGTCTGCAAAGGATGGATTTCCTGGAGATGGGGTCTATAGAGAATTTCATAAAGATTTGGGATGGGAATTACCTATCTCTAAGCTCCAAAAGAAAGGTATTTCAAGTAAAAGACCTTTGGGATTAAAATATCATAGGATAACGGATGCAAAAACATCACTAGATAAAAAAGAGTTTTACCTTGAAAATGAAGCTATTAAAAAGGCTGCGGATCATGCTAATGACTACCTACTAGAGAGATCTAAACAATTAGAAAAATTAACTTTATCTTCCCCTTTTTTGCCTTTGTTGGTAGCTCCATTTGATGCAGAGTTATTTGGACATTGGTGGTATGAAGGCCCTTTGTTTATTAAGAATATTTTGATGAACTCTCCTAAATTTTCAATTGAGTTAACAAATT
The Prochlorococcus marinus CUG1433 genome window above contains:
- a CDS encoding DUF1957 domain-containing protein; the encoded protein is MVGQYPKKNVLGQLAIVLHAHLPYVRKNEKNSLEEDWLFQAILECYIPLLQAIESSKKENPKNTKLTISLSPTLLSLLNNEQIKETFPYWIKTRNDFLSELPQKEKNASAFLLKNLNEKYLYWQECSGNLTQQFKVLNQSGNLDILTCAATHGYLPILRENPETVKGQINTAIRSHEDIFGTKPLGIWLPECAYYENLDEILFNSGIRYAILDGHGILNATPRPRYGVYAPICSNKGVAFFGRDSESTLPVWSAKDGFPGDGVYREFHKDLGWELPISKLQKKGISSKRPLGLKYHRITDAKTSLDKKEFYLENEAIKKAADHANDYLLERSKQLEKLTLSSPFLPLLVAPFDAELFGHWWYEGPLFIKNILMNSPKFSIELTNLKEFLIQKPNIQICDPSPSSWGQGGYHNYWINDSNAWIVPEITKAGSAFVDLCSKKLNDDLSVRLFKQAARELLLSESSDWSFILRAGTTTNLAKERIERHLFRFWKLVGMIKDSSTININFLEDIEEEDKVFSNINIDDWRK